Proteins encoded together in one Candidatus Neomarinimicrobiota bacterium window:
- a CDS encoding Na+:solute symporter: MTLLDAWIIVIYLIGVVLLGIFISKKAGKDLKNYFLSGNRVPWYWLSVSNASSMFDITGTMWVVYVMVVYGMKGILLQWQWPIFNQIFMMVYLAVWIRRSNVLTGAEWMGTRFSHRGGELARLAVTLFAFISVIGFLTYAFQGIGKFAATFLPWDFSPDTYAILFMGITAVYVIAGGMYSVVFTDVIQFVLLGAAGIALGVIAMNRIDAGEIARLVPPGWDTLRFGTRLGIDWSETLPSAQQRIMTDGWEFFSIIIMGLLFKGFLVSSAGPSPGYDMQRVLATRNPRESALMSGMVTVSLIPRWIMIAGITLMAIKFFIPEMLAMGADVDYEQVLPFVIRRFLPAGLMGMILAGLLAGFMSTFDSTVNSGAAYLVNDVYKRYINPNASDKKLVFVSYGASLFLVLLGILFGLMAESINEAMMWIVSGLWGGYAAPNMLKWYWWRMNGFGFFWGMVSGMAAALLLPLMIPGLHPLVTFPIVFGLSLAGTIAGSLLTPKEPDEILCDFYRTVRPWGFWKPVKNKVLTEAPGLEPSSFRRDIISICIGIVWQLSLAAVPVYLVMKYWGSMLIWLAVALITTGLLKLVWYDHLEKNSPGA; the protein is encoded by the coding sequence ATGACTTTACTGGATGCCTGGATTATAGTAATCTATCTGATAGGTGTTGTTTTATTGGGTATTTTCATTTCCAAAAAAGCGGGTAAAGACCTGAAAAACTATTTTCTCAGCGGAAACCGGGTTCCCTGGTACTGGCTGAGTGTATCCAATGCCTCTTCCATGTTTGATATAACCGGAACCATGTGGGTGGTTTATGTGATGGTAGTGTACGGCATGAAGGGCATCCTTCTCCAGTGGCAGTGGCCGATTTTTAACCAGATTTTTATGATGGTGTACCTGGCTGTCTGGATTCGCCGGAGTAATGTTCTGACAGGGGCGGAATGGATGGGTACCCGCTTCAGTCATCGGGGTGGTGAGCTTGCCAGGCTGGCCGTCACTCTCTTTGCCTTCATTTCCGTCATTGGATTTTTAACCTACGCCTTTCAGGGTATCGGGAAATTTGCCGCAACCTTTTTGCCCTGGGATTTCAGCCCGGACACCTATGCCATCCTTTTTATGGGTATTACGGCCGTGTATGTGATCGCCGGCGGGATGTACAGTGTCGTATTTACCGATGTAATTCAGTTTGTACTCCTGGGTGCTGCAGGCATTGCCCTGGGGGTTATTGCCATGAACCGAATTGATGCCGGAGAGATTGCCCGGCTGGTTCCCCCTGGATGGGATACTCTCCGCTTCGGTACCCGCTTGGGAATAGACTGGAGTGAAACACTGCCTTCGGCCCAGCAGCGAATTATGACCGACGGCTGGGAATTTTTCAGCATCATTATCATGGGACTCCTGTTTAAAGGTTTTCTGGTAAGTAGTGCGGGACCTTCTCCCGGATATGATATGCAGCGCGTTTTGGCGACCCGAAATCCCAGGGAAAGCGCCCTCATGAGCGGAATGGTGACCGTTTCGCTTATTCCACGGTGGATTATGATTGCAGGAATTACCCTGATGGCCATCAAATTTTTTATTCCTGAAATGCTTGCCATGGGTGCGGATGTGGATTATGAACAGGTTTTACCTTTTGTCATCCGCCGTTTTCTTCCGGCAGGACTCATGGGCATGATCCTTGCCGGCCTGCTGGCCGGGTTTATGTCTACCTTTGACAGCACGGTGAACAGTGGTGCCGCCTATCTGGTGAATGATGTCTATAAACGCTATATCAATCCCAATGCCTCCGATAAAAAACTGGTTTTCGTGTCTTACGGCGCGTCACTCTTTCTTGTGTTATTGGGCATTCTGTTCGGCCTGATGGCCGAATCCATCAATGAAGCGATGATGTGGATTGTTTCCGGCCTGTGGGGAGGTTATGCCGCTCCGAATATGTTGAAATGGTACTGGTGGCGAATGAACGGATTTGGTTTTTTCTGGGGGATGGTGAGTGGAATGGCTGCCGCGCTTCTCCTGCCCCTGATGATTCCCGGCCTTCATCCCCTGGTGACTTTTCCCATTGTTTTCGGACTCTCACTGGCAGGAACTATTGCCGGGAGTTTGTTGACGCCGAAAGAACCCGACGAGATTTTATGCGACTTTTACCGGACAGTGCGTCCCTGGGGATTTTGGAAGCCTGTAAAAAATAAAGTCCTGACCGAAGCGCCCGGCCTGGAGCCGTCTTCTTTCCGGCGGGATATAATCAGCATCTGTATCGGTATTGTATGGCAATTGAGCCTTGCGGCAGTGCCCGTTTATCTGGTTATGAAATATTGGGGATCCATGCTGATATGGCTCGCTGTGGCCTTAATAACAACCGGTCTGCTTAAATTGGTCTGGTATGATCATCTGGAAAAAAACTCTCCCGGAGCTTAA
- a CDS encoding ATP-dependent DNA helicase RecQ, whose translation MDILEKTLKERFHLPGFRPLQREIIEGILERKNVIAVLATGGGKSLCFQLPALLTGGLTLVITPLVALMEDQVKRVQELGIAGTYISSVLDEREKRTRLCRLARGDYQILFIAPERLTSESLNRALESCPPFFIAIDEAHCISQWGHDFRPAYMKIGPFIQRYAVPYKAAFTGTATRETLEDMKRSLGWNTALVLKATFDRPNLKYMAYSFKNSLTKLYALKEILKGMKGAGAVYCSTRKDVEQIYGILRMWGARSCMYHAGLSPEIRKRSQADWISGRIPLIVATNAFGMGIDKGDVRFVIHYQIPGNLENYYQEAGRAGRDRQDSFCILLYAPEDRDIQEFFLSGHTWDPQMLEDSVKDGQIPEDLPEYVKRYLSETLYNEEKDPDRIRRDLMKLKSYASLQMGKFEKMMGYVLENRCRRKAILDYFDEASSLKNCGGCDVCLSWMPEDLKTDYLTVKNELNDEMNMTLQLYTRFGNHRFYFNGHRFKHRSLIRCILKHGEQNGLVREIVPGLWKTTDKCRKELPHRMEDLTLKHFPGLVIKAKKVIQRTGGQRLEAWSEILPRWFFRGIGRKRYRKILSEISSGDEIRTILFPFHESIIERVLRIWEADTGNLPPRKRHLLKLLTQHGISPDCQELYLEKEGVQGTKVYSNRWD comes from the coding sequence ATGGATATTCTGGAAAAAACGCTGAAGGAGCGTTTTCATCTTCCAGGCTTCAGACCTCTTCAGCGGGAAATAATTGAAGGTATTCTGGAAAGAAAAAATGTGATTGCCGTGCTGGCAACAGGCGGGGGGAAATCCCTCTGTTTCCAGTTGCCTGCCTTGCTGACGGGGGGGCTGACCCTGGTAATCACGCCGTTGGTTGCCTTAATGGAGGATCAGGTAAAACGGGTGCAGGAGCTGGGAATTGCCGGAACTTATATTTCATCGGTTCTGGATGAGCGTGAGAAAAGGACCCGTTTGTGCCGCCTTGCCCGGGGAGATTATCAAATCCTTTTTATTGCGCCGGAACGCCTGACGTCCGAATCCCTGAACCGGGCTCTTGAAAGCTGTCCGCCTTTCTTTATTGCTATTGATGAAGCCCATTGCATTTCTCAGTGGGGACATGATTTCAGACCGGCCTACATGAAAATCGGTCCTTTTATACAACGCTATGCCGTCCCTTATAAAGCGGCATTCACCGGGACTGCCACACGGGAGACTCTTGAGGATATGAAGAGGTCTCTGGGATGGAATACCGCCCTGGTTTTGAAAGCGACCTTTGACCGTCCCAATTTGAAATATATGGCGTATTCTTTTAAAAATTCCCTAACCAAACTCTATGCGCTAAAAGAAATTTTAAAGGGAATGAAAGGTGCCGGTGCTGTTTACTGTTCAACCCGGAAAGATGTGGAACAGATATACGGCATTCTCAGAATGTGGGGAGCCAGATCCTGTATGTATCATGCAGGTCTTTCTCCCGAAATTCGAAAAAGATCCCAGGCAGACTGGATTTCAGGGCGTATTCCCCTGATTGTTGCCACAAATGCTTTCGGCATGGGGATAGACAAAGGGGATGTCCGTTTTGTGATACACTACCAAATACCGGGGAATCTGGAAAATTACTATCAGGAAGCCGGCCGGGCCGGGCGGGACCGCCAGGATTCCTTCTGTATCCTTTTATATGCACCGGAAGACAGGGATATTCAGGAATTCTTTCTGTCTGGCCACACCTGGGATCCGCAAATGCTTGAGGATTCCGTGAAGGATGGCCAAATCCCGGAAGACCTTCCGGAATATGTGAAGCGGTATCTGTCTGAAACCCTGTACAATGAAGAAAAAGATCCAGACCGTATCCGCCGGGATCTGATGAAACTGAAATCTTATGCATCTCTTCAGATGGGAAAATTTGAGAAGATGATGGGATATGTATTAGAAAACCGCTGTCGAAGAAAAGCCATCCTGGATTATTTTGATGAAGCATCTTCCCTGAAAAATTGCGGAGGCTGTGATGTGTGCCTGTCATGGATGCCGGAAGATCTGAAAACGGATTATCTGACGGTAAAAAATGAATTAAATGATGAAATGAATATGACACTTCAGCTGTACACCCGGTTTGGCAATCATCGGTTTTATTTTAACGGCCATCGTTTCAAACACCGCTCTCTTATTCGCTGCATACTGAAGCATGGCGAGCAAAACGGCCTGGTGCGGGAAATTGTCCCGGGCCTTTGGAAAACAACTGATAAATGCCGAAAAGAACTCCCACACCGCATGGAAGACCTGACTTTAAAACACTTTCCCGGCTTGGTTATCAAGGCGAAAAAAGTTATCCAACGCACGGGAGGTCAACGGCTTGAGGCATGGTCAGAAATTCTTCCCCGGTGGTTTTTTCGGGGTATTGGCAGGAAACGTTACCGGAAAATTCTTTCGGAGATCTCATCCGGAGATGAAATACGGACCATTTTATTCCCTTTTCATGAATCAATTATTGAACGCGTGTTGCGTATATGGGAAGCGGATACGGGAAATTTGCCCCCGCGAAAGAGACATCTTTTAAAACTTTTGACCCAACACGGGATATCACCGGATTGTCAGGAACTCTATCTTGAAAAGGAGGGTGTGCAAGGAACAAAAGTTTATTCAAACCGTTGGGATTAA
- a CDS encoding HD domain-containing protein, which translates to MKIDIDHLLKDQKELIDCLHLIGEEGRRANLETYIVGGIVRDAFLDRPITDLDIVVTGDGLDFADRVARALHAGPVVKFRQFGTAMIPFKHIQIEIATARKETYSSDSRKPDVVFTDITEDLRRRDFTINAMAVDIRPDHYGDFKDPFNGIRDLKVQIIRTPLNPEETFFDDPLRMMRAIRFATRFQYRISDETFDAIKKTVKRIQIISMERIRDELIKILMASQPSIGFILLENAGLLPLILPEISRMKGVEEKNGYGHKDVFYHTLKVVDNVCKMTDKMTVRLAALFHDVGKPPTKRFFPNQGWTFHGHEDVGARMFETIGRHLKLPIRQIKEIRKLIRLHLRPIAIAGDEVTDSAVRRLRVEAGDSIRDLLTLCRADITSKNPEKVREYQNNFDEVEKRIQIVEEKDRLRAFQSPVRGQELMDFYHIPPGPLVGKIKSLIENAILDGEIPNEYEAAKAWLVENKDTLLEKARNALSEKKES; encoded by the coding sequence ATGAAAATAGATATTGACCACCTTTTGAAGGATCAGAAAGAACTCATTGACTGTTTACATCTCATCGGTGAAGAAGGCCGTCGGGCAAACCTTGAAACATACATTGTGGGGGGAATAGTCCGGGATGCCTTTTTAGATCGCCCCATCACAGATCTTGACATCGTGGTGACCGGGGACGGCCTGGATTTTGCCGACCGGGTTGCCCGGGCGCTCCACGCAGGACCAGTTGTAAAATTCCGTCAATTCGGAACCGCCATGATCCCCTTCAAGCATATTCAGATAGAAATTGCCACTGCCCGGAAAGAGACGTATTCTTCCGACTCCCGGAAACCGGATGTGGTATTTACAGATATAACGGAAGATCTCCGGCGACGGGACTTTACCATTAATGCCATGGCTGTGGATATCCGTCCCGATCATTACGGCGATTTTAAAGATCCCTTCAACGGTATTCGGGATCTGAAAGTGCAAATCATCCGGACTCCTCTTAATCCGGAAGAGACTTTTTTTGACGACCCGCTTCGAATGATGCGGGCTATCCGTTTTGCCACCCGCTTTCAATACCGGATTTCGGATGAGACCTTCGATGCCATCAAAAAAACGGTGAAGCGTATTCAGATCATCAGCATGGAGCGCATCCGGGACGAACTGATAAAAATCCTGATGGCATCCCAGCCATCCATCGGATTTATTCTCCTGGAAAATGCCGGTTTGCTTCCATTAATCCTGCCGGAAATAAGCAGGATGAAAGGGGTGGAAGAAAAAAACGGTTATGGTCATAAAGATGTTTTTTACCATACCCTCAAAGTGGTGGATAATGTATGCAAGATGACCGATAAAATGACGGTCCGCCTTGCCGCTCTTTTTCACGATGTGGGTAAACCGCCGACAAAACGATTTTTCCCCAATCAGGGGTGGACATTTCACGGCCATGAGGATGTAGGCGCGCGGATGTTTGAAACCATCGGAAGGCATTTGAAGCTGCCTATCCGACAAATCAAGGAAATCCGGAAGCTGATCCGGCTTCATCTGCGTCCTATTGCAATCGCCGGTGACGAAGTCACAGACAGTGCCGTCCGCCGCCTGCGGGTTGAAGCCGGGGATTCCATCCGGGATTTACTGACCCTGTGTCGGGCAGATATCACCTCGAAAAACCCGGAAAAGGTCCGTGAATATCAGAATAATTTTGACGAAGTGGAAAAACGGATTCAGATAGTGGAAGAGAAAGACCGGCTGAGGGCTTTTCAATCACCGGTGCGCGGTCAGGAACTGATGGATTTTTACCATATCCCCCCGGGGCCCCTTGTGGGAAAAATCAAATCTTTGATAGAAAATGCCATTCTGGACGGGGAAATCCCCAACGAATACGAAGCCGCAAAGGCCTGGCTTGTTGAAAATAAAGACACTTTGCTGGAAAAAGCCCGGAACGCCCTCTCCGAAAAAAAGGAATCTTAA